The following are encoded together in the Gordonia insulae genome:
- a CDS encoding cobalt-precorrin-6A reductase codes for MGDRPILLLGGTGEARALAAELTTARLPVVSSLAGRVRDPRLPMGEVRIGGFGGIDGLVDWLRAHDVMAVVDATHPFAATISEHAAAAAATVDLPLLRLRRPSWTPGPADTWESVPDMTAAAQAVAAHAAARGDLRVLLTTGRQDVGVFAPIEAAWFLIRVVDPPTAELPPRHRILRSRGPYDVEGERTLLQQNGIGLLVTKNSGGELTRAKLVAAAELGVGVIMVQRPPEPGHGDSVESVSAAIEWIRHGVTPSES; via the coding sequence ATGGGTGACCGACCCATCCTGCTGTTGGGCGGGACGGGGGAGGCGCGGGCGCTGGCCGCCGAGCTGACCACGGCGCGGTTGCCGGTCGTCAGCTCGCTCGCCGGGCGTGTCCGCGACCCGCGGCTGCCGATGGGCGAGGTCCGGATCGGTGGCTTCGGGGGCATCGACGGTCTCGTCGACTGGCTGCGCGCCCACGACGTGATGGCGGTCGTGGACGCCACACATCCGTTCGCGGCGACCATCAGCGAGCACGCAGCCGCCGCCGCGGCCACCGTCGACCTGCCACTGCTCCGGTTGCGGCGCCCGTCGTGGACGCCGGGTCCGGCCGACACGTGGGAATCGGTACCGGACATGACTGCGGCGGCACAGGCTGTCGCCGCACACGCGGCCGCGCGCGGCGACCTCCGCGTGCTCCTCACGACGGGCCGACAGGACGTCGGCGTGTTCGCCCCCATCGAGGCGGCCTGGTTCCTGATCCGGGTGGTCGACCCGCCGACCGCCGAGCTCCCACCTCGGCACCGCATCCTGCGGTCACGGGGCCCCTACGACGTCGAGGGGGAGCGAACACTGTTGCAGCAGAACGGGATCGGCCTGCTCGTCACCAAGAACAGCGGAGGAGAACTCACCCGGGCGAAGCTGGTCGCGGCCGCCGAGCTCGGCGTCGGGGTGATCATGGTGCAGCGACCGCCCGAACCCGGTCATGGTGACTCGGTCGAATCGGTCTCGGCAGCCATCGAGTGGATTCGTCATGGCGTCACCCCGTCGGAATCGTGA
- a CDS encoding precorrin-2 C(20)-methyltransferase, which translates to MRSVTDTSSTGKLWGVGLGPGDSELVTVKAARVIGAADVIAYHCARHGNSIARSVAAPYLRDGQVEERLMYPVTTEGTDHPGGYAGALQDFYADSAERLAAHLRAGRDVALLAEGDPLFFSSYMHMHKRLVDEFDAEIIPGVTSVSATSAAVGIPLVEGDETLTVVPGTLPATELTARFRAADAIAVLKLGRTFVRVRDALQAAGRADEAWYVERASTSVQRVLPLTEVNPQDVPYFSMVVVPGPRNNPHRQVVGSVSGEVVIVGLGPGADDLTTPAVQAELARATDLVGYKTYLARVTPRPGQRVHASDNRVEAERAEFALDLATRGARVAVVSSGDPGVFAMAAAVAEVAAEPRWHDVPIRVAPGVTAASAVAAAVGAPLGHDFAVISLSDRLKPWDVIADRIRHAVAADLVVAIYNPGSAARGWQVGALKDILLESASADRVLVLGRDVGGPEERLTTTTVGALDPEIVDMRTLLIVGSSATTAVRRRAGDLVYTPRHHSG; encoded by the coding sequence GTGAGATCTGTGACTGACACGAGTTCGACCGGCAAGCTCTGGGGTGTCGGTCTGGGGCCCGGCGACAGCGAGCTGGTCACGGTGAAGGCGGCGCGGGTCATCGGGGCCGCCGACGTGATCGCGTATCACTGTGCGCGACATGGCAACAGCATCGCTCGCTCGGTGGCGGCGCCGTATCTGCGTGACGGCCAGGTCGAGGAACGACTGATGTACCCGGTGACCACCGAGGGCACCGACCACCCGGGCGGCTATGCCGGCGCCCTGCAGGATTTCTACGCCGACAGCGCCGAACGTCTCGCCGCCCATCTGCGCGCCGGCCGCGACGTGGCGTTGCTGGCCGAGGGTGATCCGCTGTTCTTCAGCTCCTACATGCACATGCACAAGCGGCTCGTCGACGAGTTCGACGCCGAGATCATCCCGGGCGTGACGTCGGTGAGTGCGACCTCGGCCGCGGTCGGCATCCCCCTCGTGGAAGGTGACGAGACGCTGACCGTGGTGCCCGGCACGCTGCCGGCGACCGAGTTGACGGCTCGGTTCCGGGCCGCCGATGCCATCGCCGTGCTGAAGCTGGGGCGCACCTTCGTCCGCGTGCGGGACGCACTGCAGGCCGCCGGACGTGCCGACGAGGCATGGTATGTGGAACGGGCCTCCACATCGGTGCAGCGCGTTCTGCCGTTGACCGAGGTGAATCCCCAAGACGTGCCGTACTTCTCGATGGTGGTGGTGCCCGGACCGCGGAACAACCCCCATCGGCAGGTGGTGGGGAGCGTGAGCGGTGAGGTGGTGATCGTCGGGTTGGGGCCCGGTGCGGATGACCTGACCACACCGGCTGTGCAGGCCGAGTTGGCGCGCGCCACCGACCTGGTCGGTTACAAGACCTACCTCGCGCGCGTCACTCCGCGACCGGGTCAACGAGTGCACGCCAGCGACAACCGGGTGGAGGCCGAGCGGGCGGAGTTCGCTCTCGATCTCGCCACCCGCGGTGCGCGCGTCGCGGTGGTCTCGTCGGGCGATCCGGGAGTTTTCGCCATGGCGGCAGCGGTGGCCGAGGTCGCCGCCGAGCCCCGCTGGCACGATGTGCCGATCCGGGTGGCGCCGGGCGTCACCGCGGCGAGTGCGGTCGCCGCGGCCGTGGGCGCGCCGCTGGGTCACGACTTCGCGGTGATCTCGCTGTCGGATCGGCTCAAGCCGTGGGACGTCATCGCCGATCGGATCCGTCATGCGGTCGCCGCCGATCTGGTCGTCGCCATCTACAACCCGGGGTCGGCGGCCCGTGGTTGGCAGGTCGGCGCGCTCAAGGACATCCTGCTAGAGTCGGCGTCCGCGGACCGGGTGCTGGTGCTCGGGCGGGATGTGGGCGGACCCGAGGAGCGACTGACGACCACCACGGTGGGCGCGCTGGACCCGGAGATCGTGGACATGCGCACGCTGCTCATCGTCGGTTCGTCGGCGACGACGGCCGTGCGGCGCCGCGCCGGTGACCTGGTCTACACACCCCGCCATCACTCCGGCTGA
- a CDS encoding precorrin-8X methylmutase translates to MTDYLRDGAAIYRQSFATIRAESDLSSFGPDVAGVVVRMIHACGQTDLTDDVVATAGVVDAARAALRAGAPILCDASMVAAGVTRKRLPADNDVRCHLSEPTLPDLAVRMGTTRTAAALEFWRPNLAGSVVAIGNAPTALFALLDMIDAGAPRPAAIVGAPVGFVGAAESCAALAARADLEFITVTGRRGGSAITAAAINALASPEE, encoded by the coding sequence ATGACCGACTACCTGCGTGACGGCGCCGCCATCTATCGCCAGTCCTTCGCCACCATCCGAGCCGAGTCCGACCTGTCGTCGTTCGGTCCCGACGTCGCCGGCGTGGTGGTGCGGATGATCCACGCATGCGGGCAGACCGACCTCACCGACGATGTGGTCGCGACCGCAGGTGTCGTCGATGCCGCACGCGCCGCACTCCGTGCGGGTGCGCCGATCCTGTGCGATGCATCGATGGTCGCGGCGGGGGTCACCCGCAAACGACTGCCGGCCGACAACGATGTGCGGTGCCACCTGTCCGAACCCACGCTGCCGGATCTCGCGGTCCGGATGGGCACCACCAGAACCGCGGCCGCCCTCGAGTTCTGGCGACCGAACCTCGCCGGATCGGTGGTCGCGATCGGCAACGCGCCGACCGCACTGTTCGCGCTGCTGGACATGATCGACGCGGGCGCCCCACGGCCCGCGGCGATCGTCGGCGCCCCGGTCGGCTTCGTCGGTGCGGCGGAATCGTGTGCTGCGTTGGCCGCCCGCGCCGACCTCGAGTTCATCACGGTGACCGGACGCCGCGGCGGCTCCGCGATCACCGCCGCGGCGATCAACGCGCTCGCGTCACCCGAGGAGTGA
- a CDS encoding precorrin-3B synthase — protein METVTEPAPRVGADRCPGVFSTHAAADGAVARVRLPGGRLRAEQLQLLAQAAAAHGDGHLDLTARGNLQLRGITDVDAVADAVIEAGLAPSTTHDKVRNIEVSPLTGRIGGLADVAPLAELLDERLRGDVAAAGMSGRFLFGLDDGRGDIVRHDPDVCAVVRVSAGTDDMAADVLVGGSAVGSARGAGDVVDALIDVVHDLIDIAPGSWRVADLDDAQRNELCARARARLAPPIGGPDPAPADPIVGWFDQDDGRVLLGAVVELGRIPARLAEFLAAVDAPIIVTPDREILLCDLDEGVAETVVRVLAPMGLIFDATSPWALVSCCVGAPGCSNALAPVRDDLLARVRDGQPVDEREHWVGCGRRCGSPAGPHTGVEADPDGGYRTHRR, from the coding sequence CTGGAGACCGTGACCGAGCCCGCCCCACGTGTTGGCGCTGATCGCTGCCCCGGTGTCTTCAGCACCCACGCCGCCGCCGACGGCGCAGTCGCCCGCGTGCGACTGCCCGGCGGTCGGCTCCGGGCCGAACAATTGCAGTTGTTGGCCCAGGCCGCGGCAGCCCATGGCGACGGCCATCTCGACCTCACCGCCCGCGGCAATCTGCAGTTGCGCGGCATCACCGACGTCGACGCGGTCGCGGACGCCGTCATCGAGGCCGGGCTCGCGCCGAGTACGACGCATGACAAGGTCCGCAACATCGAGGTCAGTCCGTTGACCGGCCGCATCGGCGGGCTCGCCGACGTCGCGCCGTTGGCCGAGTTGCTCGACGAGCGGTTGCGCGGTGATGTCGCCGCCGCCGGTATGTCCGGTCGGTTCCTGTTCGGACTCGACGACGGCCGCGGCGACATCGTGCGCCACGACCCCGACGTGTGCGCGGTGGTCCGGGTCTCGGCGGGAACGGACGACATGGCGGCCGACGTGCTCGTCGGCGGCAGCGCGGTCGGTTCGGCGCGTGGAGCGGGCGACGTCGTGGACGCGCTGATCGACGTCGTCCATGACCTCATCGACATCGCGCCCGGGAGTTGGCGGGTCGCCGATCTCGATGACGCGCAGAGAAATGAACTCTGCGCCCGGGCGAGGGCACGCCTGGCCCCACCCATCGGCGGGCCCGATCCGGCGCCCGCCGACCCGATCGTCGGCTGGTTCGATCAGGACGACGGACGGGTCCTGCTCGGCGCCGTGGTGGAACTGGGCCGTATCCCCGCGCGCCTTGCCGAATTCCTGGCCGCCGTCGACGCCCCGATCATCGTCACGCCCGATCGGGAGATCCTGCTCTGCGACCTGGACGAGGGCGTCGCCGAGACCGTCGTCCGGGTGCTCGCTCCGATGGGACTGATCTTCGACGCGACCTCGCCGTGGGCATTGGTGAGCTGCTGTGTCGGTGCACCCGGCTGCTCCAACGCGCTGGCCCCGGTCCGGGATGACCTGCTGGCGCGCGTACGCGACGGACAACCCGTGGACGAGCGTGAGCACTGGGTGGGTTGCGGGCGGCGCTGCGGTTCCCCGGCCGGTCCGCACACCGGTGTCGAGGCCGATCCCGACGGCGGGTATCGCACCCACCGTCGATAG
- the cobN gene encoding cobaltochelatase subunit CobN produces the protein MILLLSTSDTDLITAAAGGADFVGANPSRILVDDIGSMSADADLIVVRILGGIRAWEEGLAAVAATGKPVVVCSGEQQPDPDLMARSTVPAGVVAEAHNYLAAGGVENIVNLYNFLSDTVLLTGRGFDPPQQTPAWGILERTQRASVEGAPTVAVLYYRAQHLAGNTRYIDALCSALEDRGARALPIFCASLRTAPDDLIELLGTADALVVTVLAAGGATPATASAGGDDDAWNIEQLAALDIPILQGLCLTGSRADWAATDDGLSPLDVATQVAVPEFDGRIITVPFSFKEFDDNGLPWYQPDTERCARVAGIAVAHARLRTIAPAERRVALMLSAYPTKHARIGNAVGLDTPRSLLHLLTALRAAGYDIGPVAGPDAIPGLAEDDSDALIHAIVEKGGQDADWLTEESLSANPIRVSADDYRRWFATLPDGLRESVEHHWGPAPGELFVDRSANPDGDIVVAAMRFGNIVLMVQPPRGFGENPVAIYHDPDLPPSHHYLASYRWLTGRDTGTGTDIAGFGADAIVHVGKHGNLEWLPGKTLGMSAECGTDAALGDVPLIYPFLVNDPGEGTQAKRRAHAVLVDHLIPPMARAESYGDIARLEQLLDEHANISALDPAKLPAIRQQIWTLLTAAKMDHDLGLSERPDEDVFDDMLLHVDGWLCEIKDVQIRDGLHVLGSPPEADAEVDLVLAMLRARQLWGGSQALPGLREALGLNEDGTAARGTVDDVEATARGLVAACAKGEWTGQAVADAADGHPAAVADVLAFAATEVVPRLRRTTREIDQILRALDGRFIEAGPSGSPLRGLINVLPTGRNFYSVDPKAVPSRLAWETGRALADSLVERYLGEHGGYPASVGLSVWGTSAMRTSGDDIAEVLALLGVMPVWDEASRRVVDLELIDIAELGRPRIDVTVRISGFFRDAFPHVVTMLDDAVALAAAADESDEQNFVAAHVRAAIADHGDRRRAATRIFGSKPGTYGAGLLQLIDSREWRSDADLARVYTEWGGYAYGRDLAGVPAVDDMQAAYRRIAVAAKNTDTREHDIADSDDYFQYHGGMVATVRALTGSSPDAYIGDSTRPDSVRTRTLSEETSRVFRARVVNPRWISAMQRHGYKGAFEMAATVDYLFGYDATTDVVADWMYEKLTEAYVLDEDNQRFMQQSNPWALHGIAERLLEAVERDLWEEPPADMLDQLRQVYLQTEGDIEGRAD, from the coding sequence ATGATCCTGTTGCTCTCGACCTCGGACACCGATCTCATCACCGCGGCCGCCGGCGGCGCCGACTTCGTGGGTGCCAACCCATCCCGCATCCTGGTCGACGACATCGGATCAATGTCTGCCGACGCCGACCTGATCGTCGTGCGCATCCTCGGTGGCATCCGGGCGTGGGAGGAGGGCCTGGCCGCCGTCGCGGCGACGGGCAAGCCGGTCGTCGTCTGCTCCGGCGAGCAGCAACCCGACCCCGATCTGATGGCGCGGTCGACCGTCCCCGCAGGCGTCGTCGCCGAGGCGCACAACTACCTCGCGGCCGGTGGCGTCGAGAACATCGTCAATCTGTACAACTTCCTGTCCGACACCGTGCTGCTCACCGGCCGGGGATTCGACCCGCCGCAGCAGACCCCCGCCTGGGGAATCCTGGAGCGCACGCAGCGCGCATCGGTAGAGGGCGCCCCGACCGTTGCCGTCCTCTACTACCGGGCCCAGCATCTCGCCGGCAACACGCGATACATCGACGCGCTGTGCTCCGCACTCGAGGACCGCGGCGCCCGCGCCCTGCCGATCTTCTGCGCCTCATTGCGGACCGCGCCCGACGATCTGATCGAGCTCCTCGGCACCGCGGACGCGCTCGTGGTGACCGTCCTCGCGGCCGGTGGCGCGACGCCGGCAACGGCATCGGCCGGCGGCGACGATGACGCGTGGAACATCGAACAACTCGCCGCACTCGACATCCCGATCCTGCAGGGCCTGTGCCTCACCGGTTCCCGCGCCGACTGGGCCGCGACCGACGACGGGTTGTCCCCCCTCGACGTCGCGACCCAGGTCGCCGTGCCGGAATTCGACGGCCGGATCATCACCGTGCCGTTCTCCTTCAAGGAGTTCGACGACAACGGGTTGCCCTGGTATCAGCCGGACACCGAGCGCTGCGCCCGCGTGGCCGGCATCGCGGTGGCCCACGCGCGACTGCGCACCATCGCGCCGGCGGAACGCCGTGTCGCCCTGATGTTGTCGGCTTATCCGACCAAACATGCGCGTATCGGCAACGCCGTCGGCCTGGACACGCCCCGCAGTCTGCTGCACCTGTTGACCGCGTTGCGAGCGGCCGGTTACGACATCGGCCCCGTCGCCGGACCCGACGCGATACCCGGGCTGGCCGAGGACGATTCCGATGCCCTGATCCACGCGATCGTGGAGAAGGGCGGCCAGGACGCCGACTGGCTCACCGAGGAATCGCTGAGCGCCAACCCGATCCGGGTCTCGGCCGACGACTACCGCCGTTGGTTCGCGACCCTGCCGGATGGACTTCGGGAATCCGTCGAGCACCACTGGGGACCCGCACCCGGTGAGCTCTTCGTGGACCGTTCGGCCAACCCCGACGGCGACATCGTCGTCGCGGCGATGCGGTTCGGCAACATCGTGCTGATGGTCCAGCCGCCCCGCGGCTTCGGCGAGAACCCGGTGGCGATCTATCACGACCCCGACCTGCCGCCATCGCATCACTATCTCGCGTCTTACCGCTGGCTCACCGGCCGCGATACCGGCACCGGCACCGACATCGCCGGCTTCGGAGCCGACGCGATCGTGCACGTCGGCAAACACGGCAACCTCGAGTGGCTGCCCGGCAAGACGCTGGGCATGTCGGCCGAATGCGGCACCGACGCCGCCCTCGGCGATGTCCCGTTGATCTACCCGTTCCTGGTGAACGATCCCGGCGAGGGCACGCAGGCCAAACGTCGGGCCCATGCCGTCCTCGTCGACCACCTGATCCCGCCGATGGCCCGCGCGGAGTCCTACGGCGACATCGCCCGTCTCGAACAGCTGCTCGACGAGCACGCGAACATCTCCGCCCTGGATCCGGCCAAGCTGCCCGCGATCCGCCAGCAGATCTGGACACTGCTGACGGCCGCGAAGATGGACCACGACCTCGGTCTGTCCGAACGTCCCGACGAGGACGTCTTCGACGACATGCTGCTGCACGTGGACGGCTGGCTGTGCGAGATCAAGGACGTGCAGATCCGCGACGGCCTCCACGTGCTCGGCTCGCCACCCGAGGCCGACGCGGAGGTCGACCTCGTCCTGGCGATGCTGCGGGCCCGCCAGCTGTGGGGTGGGAGCCAGGCGCTGCCCGGTCTCCGCGAAGCCCTGGGGCTGAACGAGGACGGCACCGCGGCGCGCGGCACCGTCGACGACGTCGAGGCCACCGCACGCGGTCTGGTGGCCGCCTGCGCCAAGGGGGAATGGACCGGGCAGGCCGTCGCGGACGCAGCAGACGGACACCCGGCAGCGGTCGCCGACGTCCTGGCCTTCGCCGCGACCGAGGTCGTGCCGCGCCTGCGCCGGACGACGCGTGAGATCGACCAGATCCTGCGGGCCCTCGACGGCAGGTTCATCGAGGCGGGTCCGAGCGGGTCACCACTGCGCGGCCTGATCAACGTGCTGCCGACCGGGCGCAATTTCTACTCCGTCGACCCGAAGGCGGTGCCGTCGCGGCTGGCGTGGGAAACCGGTCGCGCCCTTGCCGATTCGTTGGTGGAACGCTATCTCGGCGAGCACGGCGGGTACCCGGCGTCGGTCGGCCTGTCCGTGTGGGGGACGAGCGCGATGCGGACCTCCGGCGACGACATCGCCGAGGTGCTCGCCCTGCTCGGGGTGATGCCGGTCTGGGACGAGGCCTCTCGTCGCGTGGTCGATCTCGAACTCATCGACATCGCCGAGCTCGGCCGCCCGCGGATCGACGTCACCGTCCGCATCTCCGGGTTCTTCCGGGACGCATTCCCGCATGTGGTCACCATGCTCGACGATGCGGTGGCCCTGGCCGCCGCGGCCGACGAGTCCGACGAACAGAACTTCGTCGCCGCCCACGTGCGGGCGGCGATCGCCGACCACGGTGACCGCCGGCGGGCCGCGACCCGGATCTTCGGCTCCAAGCCGGGCACCTACGGTGCCGGCCTGCTGCAACTGATCGACTCCCGCGAGTGGCGGAGCGACGCCGACCTCGCCCGGGTCTACACCGAGTGGGGCGGTTACGCCTACGGCCGGGACCTGGCCGGCGTCCCCGCGGTCGACGACATGCAGGCCGCCTATCGGCGGATCGCGGTCGCCGCCAAGAACACCGACACCCGCGAACACGACATCGCCGATTCCGACGACTACTTCCAGTACCACGGCGGCATGGTCGCGACCGTGCGTGCGCTGACCGGATCCTCACCCGATGCCTACATCGGTGACAGCACGCGGCCGGATTCGGTGCGCACCCGCACCCTGTCGGAGGAGACGAGCCGGGTCTTCCGCGCGCGCGTCGTGAATCCCCGCTGGATCTCCGCGATGCAGCGTCACGGATACAAGGGTGCGTTCGAGATGGCGGCCACCGTCGACTATCTGTTCGGCTATGACGCGACCACCGACGTGGTCGCCGACTGGATGTACGAGAAGCTGACCGAGGCTTACGTCCTCGACGAGGACAACCAGCGGTTCATGCAGCAATCCAATCCGTGGGCGTTGCACGGCATCGCCGAACGCCTCCTCGAGGCCGTCGAGCGTGACCTGTGGGAGGAGCCGCCCGCCGACATGCTCGACCAGCTGCGCCAGGTCTACCTGCAGACCGAGGGCGACATCGAGGGCCGGGCGGACTGA
- a CDS encoding FxsA family protein produces the protein MRMFYVLAYFALEIGAFVAMAHFLGIGWAVLITLGAVVAGFVLLQQQGRKVFAELRRASRNEVDPRGPLTDTALLALSSLLLVIPGIVSTLVGVVLLIPPVRRMMRPVVAAAGARRFAASMDRAGLYASGMYVRGGTVIDGTVVDDDGTVVSSPSPTTIVGRELPRGH, from the coding sequence ATGCGGATGTTCTATGTACTCGCCTATTTCGCACTCGAGATCGGTGCCTTCGTGGCGATGGCGCACTTCCTCGGAATCGGCTGGGCGGTGCTGATCACGCTCGGCGCGGTCGTCGCCGGCTTCGTCCTGCTCCAGCAGCAGGGCCGCAAGGTCTTCGCCGAACTACGGCGTGCCTCGCGCAACGAGGTCGATCCACGCGGTCCGCTCACCGACACGGCGCTCCTCGCACTGTCGAGCCTGCTCCTGGTGATCCCCGGCATCGTGTCCACGCTGGTCGGCGTCGTGCTGCTCATCCCGCCGGTGCGCCGGATGATGCGCCCGGTGGTCGCCGCCGCCGGAGCGCGTCGATTCGCCGCGTCGATGGATCGCGCCGGCCTGTACGCCAGCGGTATGTACGTGCGTGGCGGCACCGTCATCGACGGTACGGTCGTCGACGACGACGGCACCGTGGTGTCCTCACCCTCGCCGACCACGATCGTCGGACGCGAACTGCCGCGCGGCCACTGA
- a CDS encoding amidohydrolase has product MTTELLLGGVVYSPAAPDATAMAVTDGTVVWVGSDDVGRALHPDAQITDLHGRFVAPGFVDSHVHLTSTGLGLAGLTLNDATDRSDCLRRVAEFAAVTDEGELIWGLGWDDSAWQGVDPDEGRYPTTSEIDAVVGTLPVYLARIDEHSAVASTALRRLVPDLADAVGHHPEEPLVAEAHHLVRGAARQLVTAAQRTRAQRRALDLAAAHGVVAVHENGGPDISGLDDFLSLADLEHPVEVRRYWGQAVETAEHARELLAISRADALAGDLFIDGAIGSHTAWLTSPYTDEPGHTGISYLDYETIRDHIRACTEIGVQAGFHVIGDAATESVVAAFDELATQLGTPALARCVHRLEHAEMVSVAQAAVLARCGVVASMQPLFDAEWGGPGDLYEQRLGPERAAGLNNFAAHAREGLALSFSSDAPVTPIDPWSSIRAAVHHHQPRNAISARGAFAAATRGGWRAAGINDGLTGTLVPGAPASYAVFDIDDLVVAGSHASVQRWSTDPRSRVPALPDLAPEARLPRCVRTVHRDRVVFDAGILDGGPA; this is encoded by the coding sequence GTGACAACGGAACTGCTCCTCGGCGGCGTCGTCTATTCGCCGGCCGCACCGGACGCAACAGCGATGGCCGTCACCGACGGGACCGTCGTCTGGGTCGGCAGCGACGACGTCGGGCGCGCACTGCACCCCGACGCGCAGATCACTGATCTGCACGGCCGATTCGTCGCTCCCGGATTCGTCGACTCGCACGTACACCTCACCTCCACCGGCCTGGGTCTGGCCGGTCTCACCCTCAATGACGCCACCGATCGGTCCGACTGCCTGCGCCGGGTGGCCGAGTTCGCGGCGGTCACCGACGAGGGCGAGCTGATCTGGGGCCTGGGCTGGGACGACTCGGCATGGCAGGGTGTCGATCCCGACGAGGGCCGGTACCCGACCACCTCCGAGATCGATGCGGTCGTCGGTACGTTGCCGGTCTATCTCGCCCGGATCGACGAACACTCCGCGGTCGCATCGACCGCGCTCCGACGGCTCGTACCCGACCTCGCCGATGCGGTCGGACATCATCCCGAGGAGCCGCTCGTCGCCGAGGCCCATCACCTGGTTCGCGGCGCGGCACGCCAGCTCGTCACCGCTGCCCAGCGCACGCGTGCCCAGCGACGGGCCCTCGACCTCGCCGCCGCCCACGGTGTCGTCGCCGTTCACGAGAACGGTGGTCCCGACATCAGCGGCCTCGACGACTTCCTGTCGCTCGCCGACCTCGAGCATCCGGTCGAGGTCCGCCGGTACTGGGGTCAAGCCGTCGAGACCGCCGAGCATGCGCGGGAACTGCTCGCCATCAGCCGGGCGGACGCGCTGGCGGGCGACCTGTTCATCGACGGCGCCATCGGCTCGCACACGGCGTGGCTGACCAGTCCCTACACCGACGAACCCGGTCACACCGGGATCAGCTATCTCGACTACGAGACGATCCGTGACCACATCCGCGCCTGCACCGAGATCGGCGTGCAGGCGGGCTTCCACGTCATCGGCGACGCCGCGACCGAGTCGGTCGTCGCCGCGTTCGACGAACTGGCCACACAGCTGGGCACACCCGCCCTCGCACGGTGCGTCCATCGTCTGGAGCACGCCGAGATGGTCTCGGTCGCGCAGGCCGCGGTGCTCGCGCGGTGCGGGGTCGTCGCCAGCATGCAACCACTCTTCGACGCGGAGTGGGGCGGGCCGGGCGACCTCTACGAGCAGCGCCTCGGCCCGGAGCGCGCGGCCGGCCTGAACAACTTCGCCGCGCACGCACGGGAGGGCCTGGCCCTGTCGTTCTCCTCGGACGCCCCGGTCACCCCGATCGACCCGTGGTCGTCGATCCGTGCGGCCGTGCATCATCACCAGCCGCGCAACGCCATCTCCGCTCGTGGCGCCTTCGCTGCCGCGACGCGCGGCGGGTGGCGGGCGGCGGGGATCAACGACGGCCTCACCGGGACGCTGGTTCCGGGCGCGCCGGCGAGTTATGCGGTGTTCGACATCGACGATCTGGTGGTCGCGGGTTCGCACGCGAGCGTGCAGCGCTGGTCCACCGACCCCAGATCGCGGGTCCCGGCGTTGCCGGACCTCGCGCCGGAGGCACGGCTGCCACGCTGCGTGCGCACGGTGCACCGCGACCGGGTCGTGTTCGACGCCGGGATCCTCGACGGCGGTCCCGCGTGA